A segment of the Chitinophagaceae bacterium genome:
TTCTTTAAAAGCCTTTTCAACAGCTTTTGATATAATAAATCGCTTGGAGGCTATACAACTCTGACCGGCATTCATCAGCCTTGACTTTATGGCTATTTCAACAGCTTTTGAAATATTTGCTTTTTCAGTAATAATCATGGGGTCAGAACCACCTAATTCCAGCAACTGCTTTTTTAAATGTTTCCCGGCTATTGATGCAACTTCCGAACCGGCTTTTGAACTTCCGGTAAGACAAACCATTTGAACTCTTTTGTCAGCTATTAGCCCTGCAGCTTGCTTATTATTCAGAAATAAACTTTGAAATAAACCCTCAGGAAAACCGGCATCATGAAACAGCTTTTCTATACTTATGGCACATTGAGGAACATTAGGTGCATGCTTTAATAATACACTATTCCCCGATAAAATGGCCGGTACTGCATTGCGGAAAACTTGCCAAAAAGGAAAATTCCAGGGCATAATTTCCAATATTATACCCAAAGGTTCAAATGCAACATAACTCATTGTAGCACTTGTGCTTATAACTTCTTCCTTAAGAAGCCACTTCAATTTTTCCTGATAATATTTGCATAAGGTTATACATTTAGATATTTCAGCCTTGGAATCAACAATCGGCTTGCCCATTTCTGATGTTATCAGACCGGCAAATTCATCCTGTCTTTCTTCCAGTAATTGTATAAGGCTTTCTACATATTTTACCCTGACTGAAGGAACCAATATCTTCCACTGTTTTTGTGCTTCATCAGACTTGTTCAATACAGACATAATGTGCTTCTCATTATGCGTAGCATAAGTAGACATTACTATTTCTGTAGCCGGGTTTAATGAAATGTACTTCATTTGGTCAAAATTTTAATCTTTTCTATTAACTATGCATAAACTCTTCTGCATATTCCGCTTAACTCTAACAAACTTTATTTTAACCACTTTTTAAATATTGATTACAAAAAACGTGTTTTTATTAATCTGTATAGTTTTGAAAGCTCGCAAAATTACAATATTTAAACTAATTGAATGCACTATATGAAAGCAACAAGAAAATATAATTATAGTTGATTTGAGCGTCTTTTCATTTGAGTAATTTTTAGCTAAAAAGGAGTGTGGTTTGGTTAACTTTTACGACTCAATAAAAACATTGTGTAAATTGATGTGCAAAGTTGCTCCTTTATATTGCTGAATGCTGCTCCAATTCCAGTTTGCTTTTATTTGTCTCAATCGGCTTTCAATATCTCTTAATCCGTGACCGGCCGATATTTTTTCCGGATGAAATCCAATGCCATTATCACTCAGTTGAATATTTATCTTACTATCGGTTAGTTGTTCAACAGAAATATCAATTTTATTGCCACCCGAATGCTTCACACTATTTGAAATAAATTCTTGAAAAACACTCAGCATTTGAATCGCCGTCATGGGCTCCAGCTTTTTATCTTTATCAGCTATAATTTCCCTGAAATTCACCTTAAAGCCGGTGAATTGCTCAGTACTATTTTTCAAGTCACGTATACAATCAACAAATTCTAAAGCAGTTAGAGACTTATCATTAATAAACCAATCCTTATGCCTGATGCTTTGTACAGAATCTTGATAAACAGACGTAATAGGAATAATCTGCTGGTATAAATCCGGTTTTTCTTTTTTTAACTTTTCGGTAAAAGCGTTTATCCCATTCAATTTTGATTTTACATATTCGAGTAGTTCCCGGGATAATTTTAATCTGACTGACAAGTGTTTGTTTTTCTCTTCAGCCTTTTCTTTTAAGGCTTTAATTTTAAAAGTCTTTTTTTCTTTTTTATAAAAAGACGCCACAAATAATCCGATAGTAAAAATTAAAATTATCAAAGCTCCCGTCAGATAAAGCCGGTGATTTTTTTGGGACTCGGCTAATTGTTCTTTAGAGGTAAATAATTCATTTTGAAGCCTTTTATTTATTTGCTTTTCTTCAAGATATTTCTCTTCCAGATTTTCTATGAAAAGTGCAGATTTTTCATTTTTTAAAGAATCTTTTATCATGTAATAAGCATCCGAATATTCAATAGCTAGCTCTGCATCCCCAATGTTTTTATAATGTTCTACCTTCTGCTTTTTATATTCTGTCAACAAATTAATATCTCCGATTTGACTCAGCAAAACATACGAACTATCCCAAAATATGGTGGATTTATCAATAGAATCAGCTAAAGCATAATATAAACCTAACTTACTGTAATTTTTCACCATTTCTCTGTCTCTATTATGCTTTCTGTTTATTTCCAGTGATTGTTTTATCGTTTTTATCGCTTCATCATACATCTGCTTTTTAGCAAAAACATCCCCTTTTTTGGCTAAATATTCCCCTAAAATGTATTCGCTTAAGCTTAGTGTAAAAATCTTTTTGTGATAATATAAAGCACTATCAAGAAGACCCATACCGGAATATGCTTCGGCTTTATTGTGAAAGGCTTCAGCCAGAGCTTCGCGATTATCAGATTGTACCTCTTTTATAAGCTTTTCGTATCTGTTTGCCATTATGATAGCCTGATTGTAGTTTGAGGCAGCCTGATAAGTAAGCGATAAATTATTATATACAGAAAAAAGCAAATTATAGTCTTTTCTTTCTTCGGCTATCCGGCGAGTTAATTGCAGATATTCTAATGACTTTATATATTCCCCAACCTCTCTGAGTACCCCTGCAAAATTCAGATAAGTGTAACTTAACCATTCTTTATCATCTAAGAATTTAAAAATGTCGATAGCTTTTCTGTAAAGCTTTTCCTTGTCAGCCCCAAAGGAAAAATAATCTTCATCATTGATAGCCTGATAAAAAACAGCTTGCCCGAAAGTGTTAAAATCAAATCGAGAAAGTGCATATACTTCAAGTTTTTTGAAACTCTGCTCTGCTGCTTCAGTGTTTGTATACAAATCAGAAAGACCTTTTTGCATTAAGCTTTTAGAGTATTCATCAACCGCATAAGCCTTAAAGTTTGCAATCAGAAGGAAAAAAAGTAAGTACTTAATCATAAAAAATTGTTTGACAAATATAAAGTTTCTTCATACCGAATATTTGTAAGCAGAAAAGGTAAAAATATAACTCTTTAGGAGATAAATACGGATTCTAAAATAGCAATCTCATTAAAATAACATCTCTAAATTTTTAAAGTAAAATCGGGAAACTATTTTTAACAGAATTACTTCAACATAAACATAGGTTCCTTTTCAGGATTCTACTGATTTACGTATGTTTGATAAAATTTTTTAGAATGAAGGTGAAGTTGAAGCTTTTTTCAATATTTGTAATGCTTATTTTTTTACTCAGTGGCCACTCTGCTCTTTCTCAGATTTTAAATGTTGAAAAGATAAGGTTAGAGTCTGATACTGTTGTTAGATTTGGAGTTGATGCAGGTTTGAGTTTTAATATATACAACCGGACAGCAAGAGCTGATGAACCGGTTCGTTCGCTTTCTTTCAAAACAAATCTTGATTTGACTTTAAGCAGCCCCAAACATGCTTATTTATTATTAAATAGTCTTCGTTATCTGTCCATAAATGAATCTCCATTTATCAGCACTGCTTACAGTCATTTTAGAGCTAATTTTTTCAAGGAAAATACCTTAAGTTATGAGTTATTTGCCCAGTATCAGTATGATTTACAAAGATTTTTAGATCATCGGTATCTGGTAGGGAGTGGTATGAGATTACGGTTTATTGAAGGAGATGTGTTTACGGTTTGGGCAGGAGTTGGCGCAATGTATGAAATTGAAGAATGGGATAATCCGTTAGAGGAAGGTGTAGTAATTAGAAGGATGTTAAAAAACACGAATTATTTGAGTACAAAAATGCATATAACTGATTGGGTTAGCTTTACAACTATCGTCTATTTTCAATGGGGATATGACGGTATTGATGAAGAGCTTAGAAGCAGGATTCACACGGATAATGTACTGGAATTTGAAATTTTAGAAAACTTTTCTTTTACTACTACTTTTCAGGGAAGCTATGATACTAATCCCGTTATTCCGGTTACCAATTTTATTTATAACCTGAACAATGGTTTCACTTTAAAATTTTAATAATGCTGGTTGCTGAAAATATAAAAAAGGCCTATGGCTCGCTTGAAGTTCTAAAAGGAATCAACCTGGTGGTTGAGAAAGGTGAAATAGTTTCCATTGTTGGTGCCTCAGGTGCCGGCAAATCAACTTTATTGCACATATTGGGCACTCTTGACAGAATGGATACAGGCAGTCTTAAAATCAACGATACGGAGGTTTTTAATTTAAGTAATAAGCAGCTGGCCAACTTCAGGAATAAAGAGATCGGTTTTATCTTTCAGTTTCACCATTTATTACCGGAATTTACAGCCATAGAAAATGTTTGTATACCTGCTTTTATTGCGGGTAAATCAAAAACTCTTACCGAAAAAAGAGCTGAAGAACTCCTGGACTTAGCCGGCTTGAAAGATAGAATGCATCATAAGCCTTCAGCACTTTCAGGGGGTGAGCAGCAAAGAGTGGCCGTTGCCAGAGCTTTAATAAACAATCCGTCTATAATTTTAGCCGACGAACCTTCCGGAAACTTAGATTCGGAAAATGCAAAAATGCTTCATCAACAATTTTTTGAACTCCGGGAAAGCTTTAATCAGACTTTCATAATAGTCACTCATAATCCTGATCTAGCTGACAAAACAGACCGAAAGTTAGTTATACACGATGGAATGATAGAGTAAGATGCTTTTTTTATTCGATTTTAATACCCATTTGCTTCATTAGCTCTGTTGCATTTAAGGTTTTGCAGACACCTCTTTTTAATTTATAATCGTACTCAAAGCTGTCATTTTTAATCTGAACTTCAAATGAGTAGTTAAAAACCTTACCCGGCAAAGCTGTCTCAAGAACTCCCAGATCCAGGTCATGTGTTGCTACCATTCCGTAAGCATAAGATTCTGACAATTGAACTATATAAGCTCTGGAGCCGGTCAGTTTATCTTTTGAGT
Coding sequences within it:
- a CDS encoding NAD-dependent succinate-semialdehyde dehydrogenase; its protein translation is MKYISLNPATEIVMSTYATHNEKHIMSVLNKSDEAQKQWKILVPSVRVKYVESLIQLLEERQDEFAGLITSEMGKPIVDSKAEISKCITLCKYYQEKLKWLLKEEVISTSATMSYVAFEPLGIILEIMPWNFPFWQVFRNAVPAILSGNSVLLKHAPNVPQCAISIEKLFHDAGFPEGLFQSLFLNNKQAAGLIADKRVQMVCLTGSSKAGSEVASIAGKHLKKQLLELGGSDPMIITEKANISKAVEIAIKSRLMNAGQSCIASKRFIISKAVEKAFKEAILDKVQSIKIGDPQLEETQMGPMARNDLRKLFLKQIALSQKKGANLLYGGNKIGKKGFFVEPVVLSNIAPGMPAFDEEVFGPAISFMTYKDEKEAVFLANNTVYGLGASVWTEDEDEAKRYIRSIESGNVFVNSLVKSDVRLPFGGIKNSGYGRELSHYGIKEFCNIKSVWID
- a CDS encoding DUF481 domain-containing protein, with protein sequence MKVKLKLFSIFVMLIFLLSGHSALSQILNVEKIRLESDTVVRFGVDAGLSFNIYNRTARADEPVRSLSFKTNLDLTLSSPKHAYLLLNSLRYLSINESPFISTAYSHFRANFFKENTLSYELFAQYQYDLQRFLDHRYLVGSGMRLRFIEGDVFTVWAGVGAMYEIEEWDNPLEEGVVIRRMLKNTNYLSTKMHITDWVSFTTIVYFQWGYDGIDEELRSRIHTDNVLEFEILENFSFTTTFQGSYDTNPVIPVTNFIYNLNNGFTLKF
- a CDS encoding ABC transporter ATP-binding protein, with translation MLVAENIKKAYGSLEVLKGINLVVEKGEIVSIVGASGAGKSTLLHILGTLDRMDTGSLKINDTEVFNLSNKQLANFRNKEIGFIFQFHHLLPEFTAIENVCIPAFIAGKSKTLTEKRAEELLDLAGLKDRMHHKPSALSGGEQQRVAVARALINNPSIILADEPSGNLDSENAKMLHQQFFELRESFNQTFIIVTHNPDLADKTDRKLVIHDGMIE